From Pseudomonadota bacterium, a single genomic window includes:
- a CDS encoding helix-turn-helix domain-containing protein, with translation MSDKTIKSVRRVFEILELFDRHRAPLAAKEIARELDYPLTSAHALLKSMHDLGYANYNAEDWTYTPSRNLVAKIEWVREYLERDSRMLDMINRLNEETRETINLSRLTGDQVKIVHGLECRHPVGVSVREGLLMPAVDSLTGLTALSALAGERLDNFLQIYRPEAGNLEMLETVRTELQERGTVAIMDLFIQGIGAVCMPVKGMLSEDILVIGVVGPSERIREKQRQHRQTLKRLTRQFGVKPHFALRNPR, from the coding sequence ATGTCAGATAAGACCATCAAATCCGTTCGTCGCGTTTTTGAAATCCTGGAACTTTTCGACCGCCATCGGGCTCCGCTTGCCGCCAAAGAGATTGCTCGAGAATTGGACTACCCCCTCACCAGCGCTCACGCCCTCCTGAAAAGCATGCACGACCTCGGCTATGCCAACTACAACGCTGAGGACTGGACGTACACACCCTCTCGAAACCTGGTGGCGAAGATCGAGTGGGTCCGCGAATACCTGGAACGCGACAGTCGAATGCTCGACATGATCAACCGGCTGAACGAAGAGACTCGGGAGACGATCAACCTCAGCCGGCTGACCGGAGACCAGGTCAAAATTGTTCACGGCCTGGAGTGTCGGCACCCGGTTGGGGTCAGCGTTCGCGAAGGCCTGCTGATGCCTGCCGTTGACTCCCTTACCGGCCTGACCGCGCTGTCGGCCTTAGCCGGCGAACGGCTGGATAACTTTCTGCAAATCTATCGTCCCGAAGCGGGGAATCTCGAGATGCTCGAGACGGTGAGAACCGAGCTCCAGGAGCGCGGAACCGTCGCGATCATGGATCTGTTTATCCAGGGGATTGGCGCGGTTTGCATGCCGGTTAAAGGCATGCTGTCGGAGGATATCTTGGTCATTGGGGTTGTCGGGCCCAGCGAGCGAATCCGAGAAAAGCAAAGACAACATCGGCAGACGCTGAAACGACTCACTCGACAATTCGGCGTAAAACCTCATTTCGCGCTCCGCAATCCACGCTGA